Proteins from one Desulfitobacterium chlororespirans DSM 11544 genomic window:
- a CDS encoding TetR/AcrR family transcriptional regulator has translation MAYKTPKHVQEKKDAKKHHILDTALKLFALKGFENTSIQDICQAAEVSVGSMYFYFPSKEDIYEEVYSRINNESLRHLERAVDGAASLKEIIQKVIETIVLSALPDCTEAQFFLANRTMSNLKIKRDDSLQKFARWFKAVLDEAVEKGEFSPQNTELAAVSFIYGTYQSVRYWNVFQLETSPEEMVDTLYAYHSKGLGLENCTQK, from the coding sequence ATGGCGTATAAAACACCTAAACATGTTCAGGAGAAAAAGGATGCCAAGAAACATCATATTCTCGATACTGCTTTAAAATTATTTGCCCTAAAGGGCTTCGAAAACACCTCAATTCAGGACATTTGTCAGGCGGCGGAGGTATCTGTGGGGTCAATGTACTTTTATTTCCCCAGCAAAGAAGACATTTATGAAGAAGTATACTCCCGCATCAACAATGAATCTCTCCGGCATTTGGAACGGGCTGTCGACGGTGCTGCAAGCCTTAAGGAAATCATCCAGAAAGTAATCGAAACCATCGTATTGTCTGCTCTGCCCGACTGTACAGAAGCACAGTTTTTTCTTGCCAATCGAACCATGAGCAATCTAAAAATCAAGCGTGACGATTCCCTGCAAAAGTTCGCCCGCTGGTTTAAAGCCGTACTTGACGAGGCCGTTGAGAAGGGGGAATTCAGCCCTCAAAATACGGAACTCGCCGCAGTAAGCTTTATTTACGGTACCTACCAGAGCGTCCGTTACTGGAATGTCTTTCAGCTTGAGACATCTCCGGAAGAGATGGTCGATACCCTTTACGCTTATCACAGCAAAGGTCTTGGCTTAGAGAACTGCACACAAAAGTGA